The Cronobacter sakazakii genome has a window encoding:
- the fepB gene encoding Fe2+-enterobactin ABC transporter substrate-binding protein, which yields MTFTSALRAAFVASLLVLGISSVSQAASWPRQVTDSRGVHTLEKAPQRIVSTSVTLTGSLLAIDAPVVASGATSPGNRVADDQGFLRQWGDIAKARHVERLYIGEPNAEAVAAQMPDLILVSATGGDSAQALYEQFSAIAPTLIINYDDKSWQALLTQLGEITGHEKQAAERIAQFDQQLAQAKAQMTLPPQPVSALVYNPAAHGANLWTAESAQGKLLGQLGFTFAPPPAAHGLTSMGKRHDIIQLGGENLAAGLNGETLFLFAADDKDAAALMRDPLLAHLSAVKNKRVYALGTETFRLDYYSASLLLKRLEALFKQ from the coding sequence GTGACGTTCACTTCCGCTCTGCGCGCCGCATTCGTCGCCAGCCTGCTGGTTTTAGGAATATCCTCAGTCTCACAGGCGGCGTCGTGGCCGCGTCAGGTGACCGACAGCCGCGGCGTACATACGCTTGAAAAAGCGCCGCAGCGCATCGTCTCCACCAGCGTCACGCTAACCGGTTCGCTGCTGGCGATTGATGCTCCGGTGGTGGCAAGCGGCGCGACGTCGCCCGGCAACCGCGTCGCTGACGACCAGGGTTTTTTGCGCCAGTGGGGTGATATCGCCAAAGCGCGTCATGTTGAGCGGCTGTACATCGGCGAGCCAAACGCTGAAGCCGTCGCCGCGCAGATGCCGGATCTGATACTGGTGAGCGCGACCGGCGGCGATTCCGCGCAGGCGTTGTATGAACAGTTTTCCGCTATCGCGCCGACATTAATCATCAATTACGACGACAAAAGCTGGCAGGCACTGTTAACGCAGCTTGGCGAGATAACAGGCCATGAGAAGCAGGCCGCCGAACGCATCGCGCAGTTTGATCAGCAGCTTGCGCAGGCAAAAGCGCAGATGACGCTGCCGCCGCAGCCCGTGAGCGCGCTGGTTTATAACCCTGCCGCGCACGGCGCGAATCTCTGGACCGCCGAATCGGCGCAGGGGAAACTGCTCGGCCAGCTCGGCTTTACGTTCGCGCCGCCGCCCGCCGCGCACGGCCTCACCAGCATGGGCAAACGCCACGACATTATTCAGCTCGGCGGGGAAAATCTGGCGGCGGGGCTGAACGGCGAGACGCTGTTTTTGTTCGCGGCTGATGATAAAGACGCGGCGGCACTGATGCGCGACCCGTTGCTCGCGCACCTGTCGGCGGTGAAAAATAAACGCGTTTACGCGCTTGGCACCGAGACTTTCCGGCTCGATTACTACAGCGCCAGCCTGTTGCTGAAACGGCTTGAAGCGTTGTTCAAACAATAA
- a CDS encoding (2,3-dihydroxybenzoyl)adenylate synthase, protein MTIPYTRWPDELAARYRARGYWLDLPLTDILSRHAQSAATALIDGERRYSYRELDAAATRLAGALACRGLQRGDTALVQLGNVAEFYIVFFALLKIGVAPVNALFSHQRTELDAYARQIAPALLIADREHALFSDDAYITALKAQCSSLRVTLLRGDGLEALISAPTTDFIPTPSAADEVAFFQLSGGSTGTPKLIPRTHNDYYYSIRRSVEICEFSRETRYLCALPAAHNYPLSSPGALGVFFAEGCVVLARDPSATLCFPLIEAHQINVTALVPPAVSLWLQAIQEWGDNRQLASLKLLQVGGARLSDTLAARIPAEIGCQLQQVFGMAEGLVNYTRLDDPDERIFTTQGRPMSPDDEVWVADENGNPLPRGETGRLMTRGPYTFRGYYNSPEHNASAFDENGFYCSGDLVAIDEQGYITVQGREKDQINRGGEKIAAEEIENLLLGHEAIVHAGLVSMEDSLLGEKSCAYIVITRPIKAVEIRRFLRELGVADFKLPDRVERVDELPLTPVGKVDKKQLRLWLAARQPVSE, encoded by the coding sequence ATGACGATCCCTTACACCCGCTGGCCGGATGAACTTGCCGCGCGCTACCGCGCCCGCGGCTACTGGCTTGACCTGCCGCTCACCGATATTCTGAGCCGCCACGCGCAGAGTGCCGCGACGGCGCTTATCGACGGCGAGCGCCGCTACAGCTACCGCGAGCTGGACGCGGCAGCTACACGTCTTGCGGGCGCGCTGGCGTGTCGCGGGCTTCAGCGCGGCGATACCGCGCTGGTGCAGCTTGGCAATGTGGCGGAGTTTTACATCGTGTTCTTCGCGCTGCTGAAAATCGGCGTAGCGCCGGTTAACGCGCTGTTCAGTCATCAACGCACCGAGCTTGACGCTTACGCGCGCCAGATTGCCCCCGCGCTGCTGATTGCCGACCGCGAGCACGCGCTCTTTAGCGACGACGCGTATATCACGGCGCTGAAAGCGCAGTGTTCGTCGCTGCGGGTAACGCTTCTGCGTGGCGACGGGCTGGAGGCGCTCATTTCAGCGCCGACGACGGATTTCATTCCCACGCCGTCCGCTGCCGATGAAGTGGCGTTTTTCCAGCTTTCTGGCGGCAGTACCGGCACACCGAAGCTCATCCCGCGCACGCACAACGACTACTACTACAGCATTCGCCGCAGCGTGGAGATTTGCGAATTCAGCCGCGAAACGCGCTACCTCTGCGCGCTGCCCGCGGCGCACAACTACCCGCTAAGCTCCCCCGGCGCGCTCGGCGTCTTCTTCGCCGAAGGTTGCGTGGTGCTGGCGCGCGACCCGAGCGCGACGCTCTGCTTCCCGTTGATTGAGGCGCACCAGATTAACGTCACCGCGCTGGTGCCGCCCGCCGTCAGCCTCTGGCTGCAGGCCATTCAGGAGTGGGGCGATAACCGCCAGCTGGCATCGCTGAAACTCTTGCAGGTCGGCGGCGCGCGGCTTTCCGACACGCTCGCTGCGCGCATTCCGGCGGAAATCGGCTGCCAGCTTCAGCAGGTGTTCGGCATGGCCGAAGGGCTGGTGAATTACACCCGCCTGGACGACCCGGACGAGCGCATCTTCACCACCCAGGGCCGCCCGATGAGCCCGGACGATGAAGTCTGGGTAGCCGATGAAAACGGCAATCCGCTGCCGCGCGGTGAAACGGGACGGCTGATGACGCGCGGCCCGTACACCTTCCGCGGTTACTACAACAGTCCTGAACACAACGCCAGCGCCTTTGATGAGAACGGCTTTTACTGCTCCGGCGATCTGGTGGCCATTGATGAGCAGGGCTACATCACCGTTCAGGGGCGCGAGAAAGATCAGATCAACCGCGGGGGCGAGAAGATCGCCGCGGAAGAGATCGAGAACCTGCTGCTCGGCCACGAGGCCATTGTGCATGCGGGGCTGGTCTCGATGGAAGACAGCCTGCTTGGCGAAAAAAGCTGCGCGTATATCGTCATCACCCGCCCGATCAAGGCGGTGGAGATCCGCCGTTTTTTACGCGAGCTGGGCGTCGCCGATTTCAAACTGCCGGATCGCGTGGAGCGCGTCGATGAACTGCCGCTTACGCCGGTCGGCAAAGTAGATAAAAAACAATTGCGTCTGTGGCTGGCCGCGCGTCAGCCCGTCTCTGAGTAA
- the fepG gene encoding iron-enterobactin ABC transporter permease, giving the protein MRSVPPRLGLFCLLTLSLCTGLGLWALTQGAVTLEARQVLDALTGHAPRNVSLIVTEWRLPRVAMALLLGAALGVSGAIFQSLMRNPLGSPDVMGFNTGAWSGVLVAMVLAGQHQSAIAFAAIAGGTLTAFVVWLLAWRNGIDTFRLIIIGIGVRAMLVAFNTWLLLQASLETALSAGLWNAGSLNGITWGKTLPASPLLVLALLASALLVRRMRLLEMGDDSACALGVAVERSRLLLMLTGVVLTAGATAMAGPISFVALVAPHVARRLSGTARFGLTQAALCGALLLLAADLCAQYLFTPYQLPVGTVTVCLGGIYLIALLIQESRRK; this is encoded by the coding sequence ATGAGATCCGTTCCCCCTCGTTTAGGGCTCTTTTGCCTACTGACGCTGAGCCTGTGCACAGGTCTCGGCCTCTGGGCGTTGACGCAGGGCGCGGTGACGCTTGAGGCCCGCCAGGTGCTGGACGCGCTGACCGGCCACGCGCCGCGCAATGTTTCGCTTATCGTCACCGAATGGCGGCTGCCGCGCGTGGCGATGGCGCTGCTGCTGGGTGCCGCGCTCGGCGTGAGCGGCGCGATTTTCCAGTCGCTGATGCGCAACCCTTTAGGCAGCCCGGATGTGATGGGCTTCAACACCGGCGCGTGGAGCGGCGTGCTGGTGGCGATGGTGCTGGCGGGCCAGCATCAATCCGCTATCGCGTTCGCCGCCATCGCGGGCGGCACGCTGACGGCGTTTGTCGTCTGGCTGCTCGCCTGGCGCAACGGCATCGACACTTTCCGGCTGATTATTATCGGCATTGGGGTGCGGGCGATGCTGGTGGCGTTCAATACCTGGCTGCTGCTGCAGGCGTCGCTTGAGACGGCGCTGTCCGCGGGCCTGTGGAACGCCGGTTCGCTGAACGGCATTACCTGGGGGAAAACGCTGCCCGCCTCCCCGCTGCTTGTGCTGGCGCTGCTGGCGAGCGCGCTGCTGGTGCGCCGGATGCGGCTGCTGGAGATGGGCGACGACAGCGCCTGCGCGCTGGGGGTGGCGGTGGAACGCTCCCGCCTGTTGCTGATGCTGACCGGCGTCGTGCTGACCGCAGGCGCGACGGCGATGGCCGGGCCGATTTCCTTTGTGGCGCTGGTGGCCCCGCATGTCGCGCGTCGCTTAAGCGGCACCGCGCGCTTTGGGCTGACGCAGGCGGCGCTGTGCGGCGCGCTGCTGCTGCTGGCCGCTGACCTGTGCGCTCAGTATCTGTTCACGCCTTATCAGCTGCCGGTGGGCACCGTCACTGTCTGCCTCGGCGGCATTTATCTCATCGCCTTGTTGATACAGGAGTCACGCAGGAAATGA
- the fepD gene encoding Fe(3+)-siderophore ABC transporter permease, producing the protein MSASRLSSRMVVLLCLLLLLLLMAALSLRVGAKSLPFSLVMDALTGTCREADCTIVLDARLPRTLAGIVAGLSLGLAGALMQTLTRNPLADPGLLGVNAGASFAIVLGAALWGVNDPLPVLALALCGALAATLIVAFTGSAGGGQLSPVRLTLAGVALAAVLEGLSGGIALLNPTVYDQLRFWQAGSLDIRTLTTLKAIAPLVLTGAVIALLLGRALNSLSMGADTATALGSRVARTQVLGLVAITLLCASATAVVGPIAFIGLMMPHLARWLVGADHRWSLPVTLLATPSLLLLADIIGRLIVPGELRVSVVSAFIGAPALIYLVRQRRGGGAL; encoded by the coding sequence ATGTCGGCCTCGCGCCTTTCCTCCAGGATGGTTGTCCTGTTGTGTCTCTTGTTATTGCTGCTGTTGATGGCCGCCCTCAGCCTGCGGGTGGGCGCCAAATCCCTGCCCTTCTCTCTTGTGATGGACGCGCTCACCGGCACCTGCCGCGAGGCGGACTGCACTATCGTGCTCGACGCACGCCTGCCGCGCACCCTTGCGGGGATTGTCGCCGGGCTGTCGCTCGGGCTTGCCGGCGCGCTGATGCAAACGCTGACCCGCAACCCGCTCGCCGACCCCGGCCTGTTAGGCGTGAACGCCGGTGCCAGCTTCGCCATTGTGCTGGGCGCGGCGCTGTGGGGCGTGAACGATCCGCTGCCTGTTCTCGCGCTGGCGCTGTGCGGCGCGCTGGCCGCCACGCTCATCGTGGCGTTTACCGGCAGCGCGGGCGGCGGACAGCTTAGCCCGGTGCGCCTGACGCTCGCGGGCGTGGCGCTGGCCGCGGTGCTGGAAGGGCTTTCCGGCGGTATCGCGCTCTTAAACCCGACGGTGTATGACCAGTTGCGCTTCTGGCAGGCGGGCTCGCTTGATATCCGCACGCTGACGACGCTTAAAGCCATCGCGCCGCTCGTGCTCACGGGCGCGGTTATCGCGCTGCTGCTGGGGCGCGCCCTGAACAGTCTCAGTATGGGAGCCGACACGGCGACGGCGCTCGGCAGCCGCGTGGCGCGCACGCAGGTGCTAGGGCTTGTCGCCATTACGCTTCTGTGCGCCAGCGCCACCGCCGTGGTCGGCCCCATCGCCTTTATCGGCCTGATGATGCCGCACCTGGCGCGCTGGCTGGTGGGCGCGGATCACCGCTGGTCGCTGCCGGTGACGCTGCTCGCCACGCCGTCGCTGCTGCTGCTCGCGGATATCATTGGCAGGCTGATAGTGCCGGGCGAGCTGAGGGTCTCAGTGGTCAGCGCGTTTATTGGCGCGCCCGCGCTCATTTATCTGGTGCGCCAGCGGCGCGGCGGAGGCGCGTTATGA
- the entS gene encoding enterobactin transporter EntS has translation MNRHSLLLNLSLLKTHPAYRAVFLARFISILGLGLLGVAVPVQIQTLTGSPFQVGLAVTLTGAAMFIGLMTGGVLADRYERKTLILLARSTCGLGFIGLWVNAMLPAPSVIAIYALGLWDGFFGAIGVTALLAATPAIVGRENLMQAGAITMLTVRLGSVISPLLGGMLLAWGGVAWNYALAALGTFLTLLPLLTLPALPAPQMQRQHPLRALADGLRFLAASPVVGGVALIGALLTMASAVRVLYPALANHWQMASGEIGVLYAAVPLGAALGALTSGGLAHAPRPGRTLLVSSVLALAAVSVFSLMPFWPLAFICLTLFGYLSGVSSLIQYQLIQTRTPDHMLGRINGLWTAQNVTGDAIGAAALGGMGAWLSPVSAASVGGMGLAIITLALALLLAELRCLRQPPPEPAPH, from the coding sequence ATGAACCGACATTCGCTGTTGCTCAACCTCTCGTTACTGAAAACTCATCCCGCTTACCGCGCCGTCTTCCTGGCGCGCTTTATCTCCATTCTCGGTCTTGGTCTGCTTGGCGTGGCGGTGCCGGTACAGATCCAGACGCTCACCGGCTCGCCTTTTCAGGTGGGGCTTGCGGTCACGCTTACGGGGGCGGCGATGTTTATCGGGCTGATGACGGGCGGCGTACTGGCCGACCGCTACGAGCGCAAAACGCTCATTCTGCTGGCGCGCTCCACCTGCGGCCTCGGGTTTATCGGGCTCTGGGTCAACGCCATGCTGCCTGCGCCGTCGGTTATTGCGATTTACGCGCTCGGGCTGTGGGACGGGTTTTTCGGAGCAATCGGCGTGACGGCGCTGCTGGCGGCGACGCCCGCTATCGTCGGGCGTGAAAACCTGATGCAGGCGGGGGCGATTACCATGCTGACGGTGCGTCTGGGGTCGGTGATTTCGCCGCTGCTCGGCGGGATGCTGCTCGCCTGGGGCGGTGTGGCCTGGAACTACGCGCTGGCGGCGCTCGGCACGTTTCTTACGCTCCTGCCGCTGCTGACCCTTCCGGCGTTGCCTGCGCCGCAGATGCAGCGCCAGCATCCGCTGCGCGCGCTGGCCGACGGGCTGCGCTTTCTCGCGGCAAGCCCGGTGGTGGGCGGCGTGGCGCTGATCGGCGCGCTGCTGACGATGGCGAGCGCGGTGCGCGTGCTCTATCCGGCGCTTGCGAACCACTGGCAGATGGCGAGCGGCGAAATCGGCGTATTGTACGCCGCCGTGCCGCTTGGCGCGGCGCTGGGCGCGCTCACCAGCGGCGGGCTCGCGCACGCGCCACGCCCGGGGCGCACACTGCTGGTTTCTTCCGTGCTGGCGCTCGCGGCTGTTAGCGTGTTCAGCCTGATGCCGTTCTGGCCGCTGGCGTTTATCTGCCTGACGCTGTTCGGCTACCTGAGCGGCGTGAGTTCGCTGATCCAGTATCAGCTCATCCAGACCCGCACGCCGGATCACATGCTCGGGCGCATCAACGGGCTGTGGACGGCGCAAAACGTGACGGGCGACGCCATCGGTGCGGCGGCGCTCGGCGGCATGGGCGCGTGGCTGTCGCCCGTGAGCGCAGCGAGCGTGGGCGGGATGGGGCTTGCGATTATTACCCTTGCGCTGGCACTGCTGCTGGCGGAACTGCGCTGTCTACGCCAGCCGCCGCCGGAACCCGCGCCGCATTAA
- the fepC gene encoding iron-enterobactin ABC transporter ATP-binding protein has protein sequence MTMTSRLTGEALTLGYGDFRVADGLNVAIPDGKFTAIIGPNGCGKSTLLRTLSRLMKPLGGQVRLDGEAIQHFATKEVARRIGLLAQNASAPGDITVAELVARGRYPHQPLFTRWRDEDERAVQKAMAATGVTALADQSVDTLSGGQRQRAWIAMVLAQETSILLLDEPTTWLDISHQIDLLELLCTLNREQGYTLAAVLHDLNQACRYANHLIALRDGKIIAEGAPSEIVDAALIEAIYGLRCMIIEDPVAGTPLVVPLGRR, from the coding sequence ATGACTATGACTTCACGCTTAACCGGCGAAGCGCTGACGCTGGGCTACGGCGATTTTCGCGTCGCCGACGGGCTGAACGTGGCGATCCCCGATGGCAAATTTACCGCGATTATCGGCCCGAACGGCTGTGGCAAATCGACGCTGCTGCGCACGCTGAGCCGCCTGATGAAGCCGCTCGGCGGGCAGGTGCGCCTCGATGGCGAGGCTATTCAGCACTTCGCCACTAAAGAGGTGGCGCGGCGCATTGGCCTGCTCGCGCAGAACGCCAGCGCGCCGGGGGATATCACCGTTGCGGAGCTGGTGGCGCGTGGGCGTTATCCGCATCAGCCTTTGTTTACCCGCTGGCGCGACGAGGACGAGCGCGCGGTGCAAAAAGCCATGGCGGCGACCGGCGTGACCGCGCTTGCCGACCAGAGCGTCGATACGCTCTCCGGCGGCCAGCGCCAGCGCGCCTGGATTGCGATGGTGCTGGCGCAGGAGACCTCAATTCTGCTGCTCGACGAGCCAACCACCTGGCTTGATATCAGCCATCAGATCGATCTGCTGGAACTGCTCTGCACGCTTAACCGCGAGCAGGGGTATACGCTTGCCGCGGTGCTGCACGATTTGAACCAGGCGTGCCGCTACGCGAATCATCTGATTGCGTTGCGGGACGGGAAGATTATCGCCGAGGGCGCGCCGTCAGAGATTGTGGACGCGGCGCTTATCGAGGCAATTTACGGGTTACGATGCATGATTATTGAGGATCCGGTGGCGGGTACGCCGCTGGTGGTGCCGCTCGGGCGGCGGTGA
- the entC gene encoding isochorismate synthase EntC, whose translation MDTSLAGERCDAAATLSSDSFFFMSPYRSFTTRGCFRRLETPAADGAARHGVFQTALRNAFDSARRQGIARPMIVGAIPFDTRKPTALFIPESYSDTARGGYSLIDNSAAPRVMSREALPDEETFMAMVARAAALTATPAVSKIVLSRLIDITTEQAPDSLALLARLVAQNPASFNFHVPLPDGGALLGASPELLLRKDGNTFSSLPLAGSARRHADAAQDKSAGQALLCSAKDRHEHELVTQAMRDVLAPRSQRLAMPGAPELITTPTLWHLATPVEGETRFADDNALSLACLLHPTPALSGYPHEAAKAYIAELEPFERELFGGIVGWCDADGNGEWAVTIRCARLRENQVRLFAGAGIVPASDPASEWRETGVKLSTMLHVLGLH comes from the coding sequence ATGGATACGTCACTGGCCGGGGAACGCTGCGACGCTGCCGCAACCCTTTCATCTGACAGCTTTTTCTTCATGTCGCCTTATCGCAGCTTTACCACGCGCGGCTGTTTTAGGCGGCTGGAGACGCCCGCGGCCGACGGCGCAGCGCGTCACGGCGTGTTTCAGACCGCGTTGCGTAACGCGTTCGACAGCGCCCGCAGGCAGGGCATTGCGCGCCCCATGATCGTTGGCGCTATCCCGTTCGATACCCGCAAACCCACTGCGCTGTTTATTCCTGAAAGTTACAGTGACACCGCGCGCGGCGGTTATTCGCTTATCGACAACAGCGCCGCGCCGCGAGTGATGAGCCGTGAGGCGCTCCCGGATGAAGAGACGTTTATGGCGATGGTGGCGCGCGCCGCCGCGCTGACCGCGACGCCTGCGGTCAGCAAAATCGTGCTCTCCCGCCTTATCGACATTACCACCGAACAGGCTCCGGACAGCCTCGCGCTGCTGGCGCGTCTGGTGGCGCAAAACCCCGCGAGTTTTAACTTTCACGTGCCGCTGCCGGACGGCGGCGCGCTGCTCGGCGCAAGCCCGGAACTGCTGCTGCGCAAAGATGGCAATACGTTCAGCTCGCTGCCGCTGGCGGGCTCCGCGCGCCGCCATGCCGACGCGGCGCAGGATAAAAGCGCAGGCCAGGCGCTGCTCTGTTCGGCCAAAGATCGCCATGAACATGAACTTGTGACGCAGGCAATGCGCGACGTACTCGCGCCGCGCAGCCAGCGCCTTGCGATGCCGGGCGCGCCGGAGCTGATTACCACGCCGACGCTCTGGCATCTCGCGACGCCTGTGGAGGGCGAAACGCGCTTTGCGGATGACAACGCGCTGTCGCTCGCCTGTCTGCTGCACCCGACGCCCGCGCTGAGCGGTTATCCGCACGAGGCGGCGAAAGCGTATATCGCTGAGCTGGAGCCGTTCGAGCGCGAACTGTTCGGCGGGATCGTCGGCTGGTGCGATGCCGACGGCAACGGCGAGTGGGCGGTGACTATCCGCTGCGCGCGTTTGCGGGAAAACCAGGTGCGGCTGTTTGCGGGCGCGGGCATTGTTCCGGCGTCCGATCCGGCCTCGGAGTGGCGCGAAACCGGCGTCAAGCTCTCCACCATGCTCCACGTTTTAGGTCTTCACTGA
- the maeB gene encoding NADP-dependent oxaloacetate-decarboxylating malate dehydrogenase: MDEQLKQSALDFHEFPVPGKIQVSPTKPLATQRDLALAYSPGVAAPCLEIAADPLAAHKYTARGNLVAVISNGTAVLGLGNIGALAGKPVMEGKGVLFKKFAGIDVFDIEIDEHDPDKVIDVVAALEPTFGGINLEDIKAPECFYIEQKLRERMNIPVFHDDQHGTAIICTAAVLNGLRVVQKNISDVRLVVSGAGASAIACMNLLVALGMQKHNIVVCDSKGVIYKGREENMAETKAAYAIDDNGKRTLGDVIEGADIFLGCSGPKVMTQEMVKKMADSPLILALANPEPEIMPPLAKTVRPDAIICTGRSDFPNQVNNVLCFPFIFRGALDVGATAINEEMKLAAVHAIAELAHAEQSEVVASAYEDQELSFGPDYIIPKPFDPRLIVTIAPAVAKAAMDSGVATRPIEDFDAYKDKLTEFVYKTNLFMKPVFNQARKDPKRVVLTEGEEPRVLHATQELITLGLAKPVLVGRPGVIEMRLKKLGLQIEAGKDFEIVNNESDPRFKEYWNEYYSIMKRRGITQEQAQRAVIGNSTVIGAIMVHRGEADAMICGTIGDYHEHFSVVQQIFGYRDGVKAAGAMNALLLPSGNTFIADTYVNDDPTPEQLAEITVMAAETVRRFGIEPKVALLSHSNFGSSDSPAASKMRETLQLVRERAPDLMIDGEMHGDAALVESIRNDRMPDSPLKGSANILIMPNVEAARISYNLLRVSSSEGVTVGPVLMGVAKPVHVLTPIASVRRIVNMVALAVVEAQTNPL, encoded by the coding sequence ATGGATGAGCAACTAAAACAGAGCGCCCTCGATTTTCACGAATTCCCTGTCCCAGGCAAAATTCAGGTTTCTCCGACCAAACCGCTGGCCACTCAGCGCGATCTGGCGCTGGCCTATTCGCCAGGCGTAGCCGCGCCCTGTCTGGAAATCGCCGCCGACCCGCTGGCCGCCCATAAATACACCGCGCGCGGCAACCTCGTGGCGGTTATCTCCAACGGCACCGCGGTGCTGGGGCTTGGCAATATCGGCGCGCTGGCCGGTAAACCGGTGATGGAAGGCAAGGGCGTTCTGTTTAAGAAATTCGCCGGTATCGATGTGTTTGATATCGAAATCGACGAACACGATCCCGATAAAGTCATCGATGTGGTGGCGGCGCTGGAGCCGACCTTCGGCGGCATCAACCTGGAAGATATCAAAGCGCCGGAGTGTTTTTATATCGAGCAGAAGCTGCGCGAGCGCATGAATATTCCGGTGTTCCATGACGATCAGCACGGCACCGCCATCATCTGTACCGCCGCGGTGTTAAACGGCCTGCGCGTGGTGCAGAAAAACATTTCCGACGTGCGCCTCGTGGTTTCCGGTGCGGGCGCGTCCGCCATCGCCTGTATGAATCTGCTGGTGGCGCTTGGCATGCAGAAGCACAACATCGTGGTGTGCGACTCCAAAGGCGTTATCTACAAAGGCCGTGAAGAGAACATGGCGGAAACCAAAGCCGCTTATGCGATTGACGACAACGGTAAGCGCACGCTGGGCGACGTGATTGAGGGCGCGGATATCTTCCTTGGCTGCTCCGGCCCGAAAGTCATGACCCAGGAGATGGTCAAAAAGATGGCGGATTCGCCGCTCATCCTGGCGCTCGCCAACCCGGAGCCGGAAATCATGCCGCCGCTCGCCAAAACGGTGCGTCCGGATGCGATCATCTGCACAGGCCGTTCAGATTTCCCGAACCAGGTGAACAACGTCCTCTGCTTCCCGTTTATCTTCCGTGGCGCGCTGGATGTCGGCGCGACCGCCATCAACGAAGAGATGAAGCTTGCGGCGGTCCACGCCATCGCTGAACTGGCACACGCCGAGCAGAGCGAAGTGGTGGCCTCCGCGTATGAAGATCAGGAGCTGTCGTTCGGGCCGGATTACATCATTCCGAAACCGTTCGATCCGCGCTTAATTGTGACTATCGCGCCTGCGGTAGCGAAAGCGGCGATGGATTCCGGCGTGGCGACCCGTCCGATTGAGGATTTCGACGCTTATAAAGACAAACTCACCGAATTTGTCTACAAAACCAACCTGTTCATGAAGCCGGTCTTCAACCAGGCGCGCAAAGATCCGAAGCGCGTGGTGCTTACCGAAGGCGAAGAGCCGCGCGTGCTGCACGCCACTCAGGAGCTCATTACGCTTGGGCTGGCGAAGCCGGTGCTGGTGGGCCGTCCTGGCGTTATCGAGATGCGCCTGAAAAAACTCGGTCTGCAAATCGAGGCGGGCAAAGATTTCGAGATCGTGAATAACGAGTCGGACCCGCGCTTTAAGGAGTACTGGAACGAGTATTACAGCATTATGAAGCGCCGTGGCATCACGCAGGAGCAGGCGCAGCGCGCAGTGATTGGCAACAGCACGGTGATTGGCGCTATCATGGTGCATCGCGGCGAAGCCGACGCGATGATTTGCGGTACGATCGGCGATTATCATGAGCATTTCAGCGTGGTTCAGCAAATTTTCGGTTATCGCGACGGCGTGAAAGCCGCAGGTGCGATGAACGCGCTGCTGCTGCCGAGCGGCAATACGTTTATCGCCGATACCTACGTGAACGACGATCCGACGCCGGAACAGCTGGCGGAGATCACCGTCATGGCGGCGGAAACGGTGCGTCGTTTCGGGATCGAACCAAAAGTGGCGTTGTTGTCGCATTCCAACTTTGGCTCTTCCGATTCGCCTGCCGCCAGCAAAATGCGCGAAACGCTACAGCTGGTGCGTGAGCGCGCCCCGGATCTGATGATCGACGGCGAGATGCACGGCGACGCGGCGCTGGTAGAGAGCATCCGCAACGATCGTATGCCGGACAGCCCGCTGAAAGGCTCGGCCAACATCCTGATTATGCCGAACGTGGAAGCGGCGCGTATCAGCTATAACCTGCTGCGCGTATCAAGCTCCGAGGGCGTGACCGTGGGGCCGGTGCTGATGGGTGTGGCGAAACCGGTACATGTGTTGACGCCGATCGCCTCGGTTCGCCGTATCGTGAATATGGTGGCGCTGGCGGTGGTCGAAGCGCAAACCAACCCGCTGTAA